A section of the Hypomesus transpacificus isolate Combined female chromosome 1, fHypTra1, whole genome shotgun sequence genome encodes:
- the arhgef37 gene encoding rho guanine nucleotide exchange factor 37 isoform X1 yields MANPAPQLHPPPKPLPRTQTALLNPVAETTKETSRDTGEEREGSSVWRETAGEENRREERTTESEVSVSLEEPAGSSEREESLSEEAEAKEMAARERELQRQLLAIQELVHTERNYLRQLQVCTVTIRANLHKIQPPLANLDSMFLYIEEVMKVSSRLLSLLDQHQGQLGEPLYLKTLCDAFLSLSTEIEAAYKEYLANYSNVTTLENSYKQKEGLWNEVVRVIKSSAPEVNATSLSFFLVMPVQRIARYPLLLQTIKKHTEPGHFAYDLLENTAHTAIALNCKINEYKRFREVADKYKKTETLTIKDKIVRLNSHSIAKKTARLSQFIKHETGIAAKLVDEEFDALEGFFYMLESGITDLYDNVENFVHNLQRFLACRPEEFDLDLDGEKSAISYKEISTALRQWILPTFEHRMRSLIFKPLCALRDLLVGPRNLIRKRLDKLLDYELLEAKGSLSYEEQAVANTYRTINTLLLNELPVFNGLALQLLWGMLETFSCLHRDLASDMKQLFQGFAQQLPHSALDHGAFWEWADAEVLQGVLRLDSLCRNVQDQLNAPIVQPLSPSSQRRLKLLTEKHGPGKIYQVSSLVVGSRDLDLSLGRGELVAILSQMDTRGDRRRWLVDAGGPRGYVPASKLLLYHQVCLDPPTSPHLPLPTNQGKVRRHSYAPDARPMAGNLNYFQVFAAYDFTARTNHEVSLAAGEPIRVLEQQDKRGNPEWSLVEARGKRGYVPSNFLAFLPSPALTSSACANAPCH; encoded by the exons ATGGCAAACCCTGCTCCCcagctccaccctccccccaaacccctcccccgaACCCAGACTGCCCTCCTCAACCCTGTAGCTGAGACCACCAAGGAGACCAGCAGggacacaggggaggagagagagggatcaagtgtgtggagagagacagcaggcgAGGAAaacaggagggaagagagaaccACTGAGTCAgaggtgtctgtgtctctcgAGGAGCCAGCTGGCTCATCAGAACGAGAAGAGTCTTTAAGTGAGGAGGCCGAAGCCAAGGAGATGGcagccagagagagggaacTGCAGAGACAGCTCCTGGCCATACAAGAGCTGGTCCACACTGAGAGGAACTACCTGAGGCAGCTGCAAGTCTGCACGGTCACCATCCGCGCCAACCTTCACAAAATACAG CCTCCACTGGCCAACCTGGACAGCATGTTCCTGTACATAGAGGAAGTGATGAAAGTCTCCAGTCGCCTCCTCAGCCTGTTGGACCAGCACCAAGGGCAGCTTGGAGAGCCCTTGTACCTGAAAACACTCT GTGACGCGTTCCTCAGCCTTTCCACAGAGATAGAGGCAGCTTACAAGGAGTACCTGGCTAACTACAGCAACGTGACCACGCTGGAGAACTCCTACAAGCAGAAGGAAGGCCTCTGGAACGAGGTCGTCAGAGTCATTAAGTCCTCTGC GCCGGAGGTCAACGCCACGTCGCTAAGTTTCTTCTTGGTGATGCCAGTCCAGCGTATAGCCCGCtaccccctcctgctccagacCATCAAGAAGCACACCGAGCCGGGCCACTTTGCCTACGACCTGCTGGAGAACACCGCCCATACAGCCATAGCACTCAACTGCAAAATCAATGAGTACAAACGCTTCAGAGAAGTGG CGGACAAATACAAAAAGACGGAGACCTTGACTATCAAGGACAAGATTGTTCGTCTGAACAGCCACAGCATAGCTAAGAAGACTGCCCGGCTCAGCCAGTTCATAAAACACGAGACTGGGATAGCTGCAAAG CTGGTGGACGAGGAGTTTGATGCGCTGGAAGGATTCTTCTATATGCTGGAGAGTGGCATCACTGATCTCTATGACAACGTGGAGAACTTCGTCCATAATTTACAG AGGTTTCTTGCTTGTAGACCAGAGGAGTTTGACTTGGACCTGGACGGAGAGAAGTCTGCTATTTCCTACAAAGAAATATCTACTGCATTGAGACAATGGATTCTTCCGACATTT gagCACAGGATGAGGAGCCTCATATTCAAGCCCCTGTGTGCCCTGCGAGACCTGCTTGTTGGGCCCAGGAACTTGATCAGGAAACGCCTGGACAAGCTGCTTGACTACGAGCTACTGGAGGCTAAAGGCAGCCTCAGCTACGAGGAACAGGCTGTGGCCAATACATACAG GACCATCAACACGCTGCTCCTTAACGAGCTGCCCGTGTTCAACGGACTGGCCCTGCAGCTGCTCTGGGGCATGCTGGAGACCTTCAGCTGCCTGCACAGAGACCTGGCCTCGGACATGAAGCAGCTCTTCCAAGGCTTCGCCCAGCAG CTCCCTCACAGTGCTCTGGATcatggtgcattctgggagtgGGCGGATGCAGAGGTCTTACAGGGAGTGCTGAGGCTGGACAGTCTGTGTAGGAATGTGCAGGACCAGCTCAATGCTCCCATTGTCCAG CCTCTCAGCCCGTCGTCCCAGCGACGGCTCAAGCTCCTCACAGAGAAGCACGGCCCTGGGAAGATCTACCAGGTGAGCAGCCTGGTGGTGGGCTCCAGGGACCTGGATCTGAGCCTGGGCCGGGGGGAGCTGGTGGCCATCctcagccagatggacaccagGGGAGATCGCCGCCGCTGGCTGGTCGACGCCGGAG GTCCCAGAGGGTATGTTCCTGCGTCCAAGCTGCTCCTCTACCACCAGGTCTGCCTTgaccctcccacctctccccacctccccctgcccaCCAACCAGGGCAAGGTCCGCAGACACTCGTACGCTCCGGATGCCAGGCCAATGGCAGGCAACCTGAATTACTTCCAG GTGTTTGCGGCCTACGACTTCACAGCGAGGACCAATCACGAGGTGTCCCTTGCGGCCGGGGAGCCAATCAGAGTGTTGGAGCAGCAGGACAAGAGAGGGAACCCCGAGTGGAGCCTGGTGGAGGCCAGGGGCAAGCGAGGTTACGTACCCTCCAACTTCCTGGCTTTCCTGCCCTCCCCCGCGTTGACGTCATCAGCCTGCGCCAACGCCCCCTGTCACTAA
- the arhgef37 gene encoding rho guanine nucleotide exchange factor 37 isoform X2, with product MANPAPQLHPPPKPLPRTQTALLNPVAETTKETSRDTGEEREGSSVWRETAGEENRREERTTESEVSVSLEEPAGSSEREESLSEEAEAKEMAARERELQRQLLAIQELVHTERNYLRQLQVCTVTIRANLHKIQPPLANLDSMFLYIEEVMKVSSRLLSLLDQHQGQLGEPLYLKTLCDAFLSLSTEIEAAYKEYLANYSNVTTLENSYKQKEGLWNEVVRVIKSSAPEVNATSLSFFLVMPVQRIARYPLLLQTIKKHTEPGHFAYDLLENTAHTAIALNCKINEYKRFREVADKYKKTETLTIKDKIVRLNSHSIAKKTARLSQFIKHETGIAAKLVDEEFDALEGFFYMLESGITDLYDNVENFVHNLQRFLACRPEEFDLDLDGEKSAISYKEISTALRQWILPTFEHRMRSLIFKPLCALRDLLVGPRNLIRKRLDKLLDYELLEAKGSLSYEEQAVANTYRTINTLLLNELPVFNGLALQLLWGMLETFSCLHRDLASDMKQLFQGFAQQLPHSALDHGAFWEWADAEVLQGVLRLDSLCRNVQDQLNAPIVQPLSPSSQRRLKLLTEKHGPGKIYQVSSLVVGSRDLDLSLGRGELVAILSQMDTRGDRRRWLVDAGGPRGYVPASKLLLYHQVCLDPPTSPHLPLPTNQGKVRRHSYAPDARPMAGNLNYFQVSDI from the exons ATGGCAAACCCTGCTCCCcagctccaccctccccccaaacccctcccccgaACCCAGACTGCCCTCCTCAACCCTGTAGCTGAGACCACCAAGGAGACCAGCAGggacacaggggaggagagagagggatcaagtgtgtggagagagacagcaggcgAGGAAaacaggagggaagagagaaccACTGAGTCAgaggtgtctgtgtctctcgAGGAGCCAGCTGGCTCATCAGAACGAGAAGAGTCTTTAAGTGAGGAGGCCGAAGCCAAGGAGATGGcagccagagagagggaacTGCAGAGACAGCTCCTGGCCATACAAGAGCTGGTCCACACTGAGAGGAACTACCTGAGGCAGCTGCAAGTCTGCACGGTCACCATCCGCGCCAACCTTCACAAAATACAG CCTCCACTGGCCAACCTGGACAGCATGTTCCTGTACATAGAGGAAGTGATGAAAGTCTCCAGTCGCCTCCTCAGCCTGTTGGACCAGCACCAAGGGCAGCTTGGAGAGCCCTTGTACCTGAAAACACTCT GTGACGCGTTCCTCAGCCTTTCCACAGAGATAGAGGCAGCTTACAAGGAGTACCTGGCTAACTACAGCAACGTGACCACGCTGGAGAACTCCTACAAGCAGAAGGAAGGCCTCTGGAACGAGGTCGTCAGAGTCATTAAGTCCTCTGC GCCGGAGGTCAACGCCACGTCGCTAAGTTTCTTCTTGGTGATGCCAGTCCAGCGTATAGCCCGCtaccccctcctgctccagacCATCAAGAAGCACACCGAGCCGGGCCACTTTGCCTACGACCTGCTGGAGAACACCGCCCATACAGCCATAGCACTCAACTGCAAAATCAATGAGTACAAACGCTTCAGAGAAGTGG CGGACAAATACAAAAAGACGGAGACCTTGACTATCAAGGACAAGATTGTTCGTCTGAACAGCCACAGCATAGCTAAGAAGACTGCCCGGCTCAGCCAGTTCATAAAACACGAGACTGGGATAGCTGCAAAG CTGGTGGACGAGGAGTTTGATGCGCTGGAAGGATTCTTCTATATGCTGGAGAGTGGCATCACTGATCTCTATGACAACGTGGAGAACTTCGTCCATAATTTACAG AGGTTTCTTGCTTGTAGACCAGAGGAGTTTGACTTGGACCTGGACGGAGAGAAGTCTGCTATTTCCTACAAAGAAATATCTACTGCATTGAGACAATGGATTCTTCCGACATTT gagCACAGGATGAGGAGCCTCATATTCAAGCCCCTGTGTGCCCTGCGAGACCTGCTTGTTGGGCCCAGGAACTTGATCAGGAAACGCCTGGACAAGCTGCTTGACTACGAGCTACTGGAGGCTAAAGGCAGCCTCAGCTACGAGGAACAGGCTGTGGCCAATACATACAG GACCATCAACACGCTGCTCCTTAACGAGCTGCCCGTGTTCAACGGACTGGCCCTGCAGCTGCTCTGGGGCATGCTGGAGACCTTCAGCTGCCTGCACAGAGACCTGGCCTCGGACATGAAGCAGCTCTTCCAAGGCTTCGCCCAGCAG CTCCCTCACAGTGCTCTGGATcatggtgcattctgggagtgGGCGGATGCAGAGGTCTTACAGGGAGTGCTGAGGCTGGACAGTCTGTGTAGGAATGTGCAGGACCAGCTCAATGCTCCCATTGTCCAG CCTCTCAGCCCGTCGTCCCAGCGACGGCTCAAGCTCCTCACAGAGAAGCACGGCCCTGGGAAGATCTACCAGGTGAGCAGCCTGGTGGTGGGCTCCAGGGACCTGGATCTGAGCCTGGGCCGGGGGGAGCTGGTGGCCATCctcagccagatggacaccagGGGAGATCGCCGCCGCTGGCTGGTCGACGCCGGAG GTCCCAGAGGGTATGTTCCTGCGTCCAAGCTGCTCCTCTACCACCAGGTCTGCCTTgaccctcccacctctccccacctccccctgcccaCCAACCAGGGCAAGGTCCGCAGACACTCGTACGCTCCGGATGCCAGGCCAATGGCAGGCAACCTGAATTACTTCCAGGTAAGTGACATTTAG